The Haliaeetus albicilla chromosome 4, bHalAlb1.1, whole genome shotgun sequence genomic sequence cgctttTGCCGCCTCCCCCGTCCCAGCCGTCGGCCTCCGTCCTCCCAGGGACCGGTGGCTTcgctccagccctgccagagCAGGAGGCTGCCCCACGGGGGGCCGCGGGGCAGGGGTCTTGCTCAGCCCAGAGCCTTTGCGATCCCGAACCCGGGCCTCGACGTGGGAGCATTGTTTGTGCAGCCGGGGAACCGGGAGAGCTTCGCCCAcccttcctctctcctgggTACAGCCCGTAACTGCGTCGCCTTCTCCTGCGAGAAGGGGTTGGATGTGcacaagcaaatattttcaaatgctgaAGTCCCACAGCTTTGTCCCTCTGGTTTCATTTCGCCCTTAAGTAGCGCTGTTaactcaggttttttttttttcttcctccccactACCCTTTAAGGCGCAGAGGCTGCTGGCGCACCGGAGACCGCAGAAATCCTTCTTTGAGACGCTCATCAGGGGCCTGATCATCTTGTGCGTGGCGATAGCGGTGGTCTTGTCATCTATCTCCGTCTGCGATGGCCGCTGGCTCTTTGCGAGGGGGCAGCTCTTCGGACTGTGGCACTTCTGCACCCTCAGCAACGGCAGCGTCCTGAAATGCGTCACCGACCTCAGCCTGGCCAGGGTGGAGGGGCTGAGCGTGGGGGTGATTCCCATAAGAAGCATGGTGTCCTTCGCCGTCGTGGTCGCCATATTCGGCCTGGAGCTGCTGATGGTGTCCCAGGTCTGCGAGGATGCCAACGCGAGGCGGAAGTGGTCGATGGGCTCCGTTCTCATCCTCTGCTCGTTTTTGCTGTCGGCCACCGGGGTTCTGAGCTTCTCCATCCTCGTGAAGGATCACCTCACCTTCACGGGCTTCACGCTGACGTACTGGTGCGAGTTCATCGctgcctttctcttcttccttaaCGGGATCAGCGGACTTCACATCAACAGCCTCACGCACCCGAGGAACAGGGTAGGCAAAATCTAGGTGCGAAGGGTGTACCTCCACCTTTGTGTAATCAGCTTTGACAATTAGACTGGAAAAAAGGGAGTCTAACAAAGTTTGAGAAGGACGCCATGTCTTACATTGTGTGCCAGGAGGGGAAGGATGAGTCAGTCTTGATTCCTGTAGAAGACGTACCCACCCACTGGTCAGCGTGGAGGGCTGCGCAACACGAGCAAAGCAGAGACTGGGACTGGTTGCGGCCGCAATGCGGTTTTCTGGAGGAGTGGATTAAACAAGAGGGTGTGCTGTTAAACGCTCAGAGGGGTGGCAGACTGCGATCCACCCATGTGGGCTGTTTTGAGGCTTGCACAAAACCTGTACTGCTACGG encodes the following:
- the TMEM37 gene encoding voltage-dependent calcium channel gamma-like subunit is translated as MTAIGAQAQRLLAHRRPQKSFFETLIRGLIILCVAIAVVLSSISVCDGRWLFARGQLFGLWHFCTLSNGSVLKCVTDLSLARVEGLSVGVIPIRSMVSFAVVVAIFGLELLMVSQVCEDANARRKWSMGSVLILCSFLLSATGVLSFSILVKDHLTFTGFTLTYWCEFIAAFLFFLNGISGLHINSLTHPRNRVGKI